A window of Fusarium falciforme chromosome 1, complete sequence genomic DNA:
ACTCGCGCCGACAACATCGCGAGAAACATCCCCGACCCTCAACCCGTGACCGACTTTACCTATCAGGAGGGGCCGTTTGGGCCTCAGGGGCAGTCTTCGAGGGCAGTACACGGCCAGAGCGCCGATCGCATCAAGGCTGCCGGAAACAACCCTCCCAACCAGTTCCTCATTCTCGtcttcaacctcatcatcgccgaTATGCACCAGGGCGCTGCCTTTCTTCTGAGCGTCACCTGGATTCAAAGAGGCGGCATCTTTATCAACACTCCTACCTGCTTTGTTCAAGGTCTCTTTGATTCCAACGGGGACTTGTCATCCAGTTTATTCATTACAGCCATTGCCGTCCACACATATCTCTCCGTCGTCAAAGACTATCGACCACCCCAAAGGATCTTGTACGCAGTCATTGTAGCCATTTGGATATTTGTCTACTCGCTAGCTATTATCCCTTTGCTAGCCACAAATAATGGCAGGAATGTCGGGGGTTACTATGTTCGCGCAGGCCCATGGGTAAGTCTCCTATCAAGGAGGTCACTCATCGATTGCTACTGTACTAACACGATTCAAGTGCTGGATTAACGACGCCTACGAGAATCTTCGACTACTCACTcattacctttttattttcctttcTCTCGTCACAACCAGTGTTCTCTACATCGCCATATACATATCGTTGAGACGACAGGCCAAGGAGACCGCAGAAAAAGACGGCTCGAATAACACTCGAGTCAAGTTCAACCACAACCCGGCCTTTCTTGTGTACCCTCTGATCTACGTCATGTGTACTCTTCCTCTCGCCCTCGGCCGTATCGCCACCATGGCTGGTGCCCACGTTCCTATGGGATACTACTGCTTCGCCGGAACCCTCATCGCCAGCAACGGATCCTTTGATTGCCTGCTGTTCGGCACGACCCGACATGCCATTGTTTTCGGTTCCAAAGACGATGTCGATATTGAGGACACGGGCCTCGAGACCTTTGCCTTTATGCGTACCCCTGCCAACCGGTACGGCAACACTATCTGGATCCAAGGCGGAGAGTCCCATTCCGCCGGCATGGGCGGAGTTGGTGGATGGTGGCAACGACTAGGGAGCAGGTCTGACAAGGTATCAGGAGCCCTGCGCACCCGGACCCTCAGCCAGGAGTCTCTAAGGAGTGCAGCACGCGACGAGATAGCCATCCAGATGGACGTGGTCACGTCCGTGGCGGTGGAGATTGAGGTGGACAAGGATAGAGATCCGAGATTCCCTGACCCGTCGATGAGCCAGACTCCATCGCTGAGCAGCGGAGAGAAGCATGTCATGAGGAGTTTCTAGGGCAGGCCTTTGTGACTCGCTCAGACCCCATTTATTATTTGATTGAGGGTACCGAGACATGCTGTATATAGACCGAGAACACCTATCCATACATATCTAGATACCCAACATTCTGTACTCTTGGATCATACCATAGTCAAGATCTAGTCTTTTAATCTAAGCATTTCTATCAAGACATCTCTATAAAACAAGTTCCGTGAAGCCTTCTACCACACCGCACACACTGTCTGGATAAGCTTACTTGGTGTCACGAAGATCCCTTTAGCCTCTCGACCATCTTGCCATGCACCCCTTTCCACCCATCCTCGCACGAACCTTTGACCACACCCACAAGCAATCTAGAACATGCAATGACGACATCCTCGACGATCTCGCACCTCCCATCTTCTGCCTCCTCGATCTGCCACACCGTCTCCAGTACCATGCCCATCGGACCTCTCATGCGGATGAAGACCCCCCTCTCAAGGTTAAAGAACTCTGCATTGCTGACAACGTCGGAGTCCCAGAGGCCCGCCGGTAGGGCATGCACCCTGTCTGTGATTGAATAGCACTTGGGCGAGGCGACGACGGGCTGGCCCCCGGGAGGAGGTGCAGGCGC
This region includes:
- a CDS encoding G-PROTEIN-RECEP-F1-2 domain-containing protein, whose amino-acid sequence is MATVGEEYLKAHSESESIAPLPASLRNGLIAISVFALLSFLLASTLFLYLTYKLLAWHIQKKTRADNIARNIPDPQPVTDFTYQEGPFGPQGQSSRAVHGQSADRIKAAGNNPPNQFLILVFNLIIADMHQGAAFLLSVTWIQRGGIFINTPTCFVQGLFDSNGDLSSSLFITAIAVHTYLSVVKDYRPPQRILYAVIVAIWIFVYSLAIIPLLATNNGRNVGGYYVRAGPWCWINDAYENLRLLTHYLFIFLSLVTTSVLYIAIYISLRRQAKETAEKDGSNNTRVKFNHNPAFLVYPLIYVMCTLPLALGRIATMAGAHVPMGYYCFAGTLIASNGSFDCLLFGTTRHAIVFGSKDDVDIEDTGLETFAFMRTPANRYGNTIWIQGGESHSAGMGGVGGWWQRLGSRSDKVSGALRTRTLSQESLRSAARDEIAIQMDVVTSVAVEIEVDKDRDPRFPDPSMSQTPSLSSGEKHVMRSF